A window of Streptomyces profundus genomic DNA:
CACCAGGACATGCTCTGGGGCCACACCCTCCGCAGCCCGCACGCGCACGCCGAGATCCGCGCGATCGACATCAGCGAGGCACTGACCGTGCCCGGTGTGCACTGCGTGCTCACCCACGCCGATCTGCCGGCGGCCACCCACTACGGCCTGGAGTTCCAGGACCAGCCGGTGCTCGCCGTCGACCGGGTCCGCTACCAGGGCGAGCCCGTCGCGCTGGTGGCCGCCGACCACCCGGAGACCGCCCGCCGCGCCGCCGAGCGGATCCGGGTCGACTACGTCCCGCTGCCCGTGGTGCACGACGAGGCCAGTGCCACCGCGCCCGAAGCGCCCGTGCTCCACCCGGACCGCGACGATCACCACGCCGAGCATGTGCCGCACCCCAATGTGGTGCATGTCCAGCCCGTGGTGAGCGGCGATGTCGAGGCGGCCCGCGCCGAGGCCGAGGTGGTGGTGCGCGGCAGCTACACCGTCGGCATGCAGGACCAGGCGTTCCTCGGGCCCGAGTCCGGCCTCGCGGTGCCCGCCGAGGACGGCGGCGTCGACCTCTATGTCGCCACCCAGTGGCTCCACGTGGACCAGCGGCAGCTCGCCCCGGTGCTGGGCCTGCCGCCCGAGCGGGTGCGGCTCACCCTGGCCGGCGTCGGCGGCGCCTTCGGGGCCCGCGAGGACCTCTCGATGCAGGCCCACGCCTGCCTGTTGGCGCTCCGCGCCGACCGCCCGGTGAAGATGGTCTACAACCGGTACGAGTCCTTCTTCGGCCATGTGCACCGCCACCCGGCCCGGTTGACCTACGAACACGGCGCCACCAGGGACGGCCGGCTGGTCTATGTGACGGGCCGGATCGTGCTCGACGGCGGCGCCTACGCCTCGTCCTCGCCCGCCGTGGTCGGCAACGCCGCCTCGCTGGGCGTCGGGCCCTACCGGGTGCCGCATGTGGCGATGGAGGCGGTCGGGCTCTACACCAACAACCCGCCCTGCGGCGCGATGCGCGGCTTCGGCGCGGTACAGGCGTGCTTCGCCTACGAGGCGCAGATGGACAAGCTGGCCGCCGCCCTGGGGCTGGACCCGGTGGAGCTGCGGCAGCGCAACGCGCTGAGCCAGGGCACCGCGCTGCCCACCGGGCAACGGGTCGACGCGCCGGCCCCGGTCGCCGAGCTGCTCCGCCTGGTCAAGGCCAGGCCGCTGCCGCCCGAGCGCCCCTGGGAGGCGCTTGACGGCGGGGGACTGCCGACCGTCGACCTGCGCGCGCTGCCCGGCGGGCTGGCCAACACCACCCACGGCGAGGGCGTGGTGCGCGGCGTCGGCTATGCCGTCGGCATCAAGAACGTCGGCTTCTCCGAGGGCTTCGACGACTACTCGACGGCCCGGGTGCGGCTGGCCGTCACGGCCGGTGAGCCGCAGGTCACCGTGCACACCGCGATGGCCGAGGTGGGGCAGGGCGGCGTCACCGTGCACGCCCAGATCGCCCGCACCGAGCTGGGCGTGGGCCAGGTGAGCATCCTGCCGGCCGACACCAGGGTCGGCTCGGCCGGATCCACCTCCGCCTCCCGGCAGACCTATATGACCGGCGGCGCGGTGCGGAACACCTGTGTCGCGGTGCGCGCCGAGGTGCTGAGACTGGGCAGGGAGCGGTTCGCCGATCAGCATCCGGGTTGGTCGGACGCGGAGTTGCGGTTGTCCGACGGCGCGGTGCTGGCCGAGGACGGCACGGTGCTGGCCGGGCTGGCCGAGGTGCTGGGCGACACCGCGATCGATCTGGAGCTGGAGTTCCGACACCGGCCGACCGAACCGTTCGACCGGGTGACCGGGCAGGGCTTC
This region includes:
- the pucD gene encoding xanthine dehydrogenase subunit D; amino-acid sequence: MGVVPPPAGLTQRAGAGQGTEGGVGTSPQRPDGVLKVTGEFAYSSDLWHQDMLWGHTLRSPHAHAEIRAIDISEALTVPGVHCVLTHADLPAATHYGLEFQDQPVLAVDRVRYQGEPVALVAADHPETARRAAERIRVDYVPLPVVHDEASATAPEAPVLHPDRDDHHAEHVPHPNVVHVQPVVSGDVEAARAEAEVVVRGSYTVGMQDQAFLGPESGLAVPAEDGGVDLYVATQWLHVDQRQLAPVLGLPPERVRLTLAGVGGAFGAREDLSMQAHACLLALRADRPVKMVYNRYESFFGHVHRHPARLTYEHGATRDGRLVYVTGRIVLDGGAYASSSPAVVGNAASLGVGPYRVPHVAMEAVGLYTNNPPCGAMRGFGAVQACFAYEAQMDKLAAALGLDPVELRQRNALSQGTALPTGQRVDAPAPVAELLRLVKARPLPPERPWEALDGGGLPTVDLRALPGGLANTTHGEGVVRGVGYAVGIKNVGFSEGFDDYSTARVRLAVTAGEPQVTVHTAMAEVGQGGVTVHAQIARTELGVGQVSILPADTRVGSAGSTSASRQTYMTGGAVRNTCVAVRAEVLRLGRERFADQHPGWSDAELRLSDGAVLAEDGTVLAGLAEVLGDTAIDLELEFRHRPTEPFDRVTGQGFGHVQYSFCAHRAVVDVDVELGLVKVVELAAAQDVGRAINPQAVRGQIHGGSTQGLGLAVLEEILVGPDGTIRNPSFTDYLIPTILDTPPMPVDVLELADPHAPYGLRGVGEAPTLSATPAIVAAIRQATGLDLTRVPVRPEHLARG